The following are from one region of the Paenibacillus sp. JZ16 genome:
- a CDS encoding glycoside hydrolase family 35 protein, with amino-acid sequence MKAQLKAVNQQFVLGDEPIQILSGAVHYFRIVPEYWEDRLMKLQSCGLNTVETYIPWNLHEPMEGQFTFEGITDLVRFVQIAGDLGLHVILRPSPYICAEWEFGGLPSWLLKYPDIHLRCMDPLYLEKVDHYYDELIPRLVPLLTSNGGPVIAMQIENEYGSYGNDTAYLEYLKDGLIKRGVDVLLFTSDGPTDGMLQGGTVPGVLATVNFGSRTEEAFAKLREYRAEDPLMCMEYWNGWFDHWLKPHHTRDAEDAAAVFKEMLDLHASVNFYMFHGGTNFGFYNGANFHEKYEPTITSYDYDAPLSECGDVTAKYEVIRSMIAKHQGKELSDFPSLPQPVKKKSYGSVRMTHYADLLEHLPTLSEAVKRTTPVPMELLGQSYGFIVYATDITGPRQGESLHLQEVHDRAQVFLDGKYQGTVERWNPQALQFDVPAAGAKLEIVVENMGRINYGPKLKDYKGITEGVRMNNQFLYDWSIYPVPLENPNAAPFQPLTGPFEQQDRPTFYRGEFSVDDIGDTFIRLDGWGKGVVWVNGFNLGRYWEQGPQAALYLPGPLLKQGRNEILVFELHHTETASIELVDQPDLG; translated from the coding sequence ATGAAAGCTCAATTGAAAGCGGTTAATCAACAGTTCGTGCTCGGCGATGAGCCGATCCAGATTTTGTCGGGTGCCGTACATTATTTTCGGATCGTGCCGGAGTATTGGGAAGACAGACTAATGAAGCTGCAAAGCTGTGGATTAAACACCGTGGAAACCTATATTCCCTGGAATTTGCATGAACCCATGGAAGGACAATTTACTTTTGAAGGCATCACCGACTTGGTGAGATTCGTCCAAATCGCCGGTGATCTCGGGCTGCATGTGATCCTTCGGCCAAGCCCTTACATATGCGCAGAATGGGAATTTGGCGGGCTGCCGTCCTGGCTGCTGAAGTATCCTGATATCCATCTGCGATGCATGGATCCGTTGTATCTGGAGAAGGTTGACCATTATTATGATGAACTGATTCCGCGGCTGGTTCCGTTATTAACCTCCAATGGAGGCCCGGTGATTGCAATGCAAATCGAGAACGAGTACGGGAGCTACGGAAATGATACGGCATATCTGGAGTATTTGAAGGATGGCTTGATCAAGCGGGGCGTAGATGTATTGCTGTTCACTTCGGATGGTCCCACCGACGGAATGCTGCAAGGGGGAACCGTTCCAGGCGTGCTTGCCACCGTCAACTTTGGTTCGAGAACGGAAGAGGCTTTTGCCAAACTGCGGGAATATCGGGCGGAAGACCCTCTCATGTGCATGGAATACTGGAACGGATGGTTTGATCATTGGCTGAAACCGCATCATACCCGGGACGCGGAAGATGCCGCTGCGGTGTTCAAAGAGATGCTGGACTTGCATGCATCCGTGAATTTCTACATGTTTCATGGGGGAACCAATTTCGGATTTTATAACGGGGCGAATTTTCACGAGAAGTATGAGCCGACGATCACCAGCTATGATTATGATGCCCCACTCTCGGAGTGCGGGGATGTAACAGCCAAGTACGAGGTTATTCGCAGCATGATTGCGAAGCATCAGGGAAAAGAGCTCTCTGATTTTCCAAGTTTGCCTCAGCCCGTCAAGAAAAAAAGCTATGGCTCGGTTCGCATGACGCATTATGCCGACTTGCTGGAGCATCTGCCGACGCTATCCGAGGCGGTGAAACGCACAACACCTGTACCGATGGAACTGCTGGGTCAAAGCTATGGCTTCATCGTTTATGCAACGGATATTACCGGACCTCGCCAGGGAGAATCGTTGCATCTGCAAGAGGTGCATGACCGGGCACAGGTATTCCTGGACGGTAAGTATCAGGGGACGGTTGAACGCTGGAATCCCCAAGCCCTCCAGTTCGATGTTCCGGCAGCCGGCGCCAAGCTGGAGATCGTTGTCGAGAATATGGGGCGTATCAATTACGGCCCGAAGCTGAAGGACTATAAAGGAATTACTGAGGGAGTCCGGATGAACAACCAGTTCCTGTATGACTGGAGCATCTATCCTGTGCCGCTTGAGAATCCGAATGCGGCGCCGTTTCAACCGCTTACGGGTCCGTTTGAACAGCAGGACCGCCCTACCTTTTATCGAGGTGAATTCTCGGTGGATGACATTGGAGATACGTTTATCCGCTTGGACGGATGGGGAAAAGGGGTTGTATGGGTCAATGGCTTCAACCTGGGGCGTTACTGGGAACAAGGACCGCAAGCAGCGCTTTACCTGCCTGGACCCCTGCTGAAGCAGGGCCGCAATGAAATTTTGGTGTTTGAGCTGCACCATACCGAAACAGCAAGCATCGAACTTGTTGATCAACCCGACTTGGGTTAA
- a CDS encoding LacI family DNA-binding transcriptional regulator, protein MNIASRKEVAQLAGVSEATVSRVLNGVGPIKEETKQRVLEAADRLGYTPSALARSFARRRSGNLGVVMPYLPKARIFSAYYFSEILSGIGSKALESQYDLLMLFREPGGSMDYLNLFRTQKVDACIILGARDDEGERAAIKQLSEADHPYCLINQYFDGEAFHVMDADHVDGSYQAVHHLTQQGFRNIAFLNGPPQYSNSRDRLKGYSRALNEAGIVLDETLLFEGNFSRKSGYAAAEKVAGKLDRIEAVFAANDRMAIGLQQGLRALGISEERMPAFVGYDDSEAAELCTPPLTSVRVPFYELGCLAADHVLRMLDASDLPEGSETNAVLHRQLPTRLVIRASSLHRNE, encoded by the coding sequence ATGAATATCGCTAGTCGTAAAGAGGTAGCACAGCTTGCCGGCGTTTCGGAAGCGACGGTATCCCGTGTACTGAACGGGGTCGGACCTATCAAGGAAGAGACCAAGCAGCGGGTGCTGGAAGCGGCGGATCGGCTTGGGTATACCCCAAGTGCGCTTGCCCGAAGTTTTGCCCGCCGAAGAAGCGGTAACCTGGGCGTTGTCATGCCCTACCTGCCGAAAGCCCGCATCTTCTCCGCTTATTATTTTTCCGAAATATTAAGCGGTATTGGCAGTAAGGCGCTGGAAAGCCAGTATGACCTATTGATGCTGTTCCGTGAGCCCGGCGGTTCAATGGATTACTTGAATCTGTTCCGCACCCAGAAGGTAGACGCTTGCATTATTCTTGGTGCCCGGGATGATGAAGGCGAACGTGCGGCCATCAAACAGCTGAGCGAAGCGGATCACCCTTATTGCCTGATTAATCAATACTTTGACGGCGAGGCCTTTCACGTTATGGATGCCGATCATGTGGATGGCAGCTATCAAGCCGTTCATCACTTGACGCAGCAGGGATTTCGGAACATTGCTTTTCTTAATGGGCCGCCTCAGTATTCCAACAGTCGCGATCGGTTGAAGGGGTACAGCCGGGCACTGAATGAAGCGGGAATCGTACTGGATGAAACTTTGCTGTTCGAAGGTAACTTCAGCCGTAAAAGCGGTTATGCTGCTGCCGAGAAAGTCGCCGGGAAGCTGGACCGGATTGAAGCCGTATTTGCAGCCAATGACCGCATGGCGATTGGACTTCAGCAGGGGCTGCGTGCGCTAGGCATTTCAGAGGAGCGAATGCCTGCTTTTGTCGGGTATGACGATTCGGAAGCCGCCGAGCTGTGCACGCCGCCGCTTACCAGCGTGAGGGTTCCGTTCTATGAACTGGGATGCCTTGCAGCGGATCATGTGCTTCGTATGCTGGACGCCTCCGATCTGCCAGAAGGCAGCGAAACGAACGCAGTGCTCCATCGCCAGCTGCCAACTCGCCTGGTAATCCGTGCATCTTCGCTTCATCGAAATGAATAA
- a CDS encoding AraC family transcriptional regulator translates to MDIAFRFPNMIHTLQVTGCHFDSQPPGWSYPRHHHHLFELLYCLEGEVLQEIHRESFTLRQGEWLLIKSGVPHQTTNLANGPYGYFNVHFDLDDQEIRSSLSAAPYRHIRQQESEHSNLKAYVQELEGIVRRSQPAAHSLQPENPRAEYNLTFEDRLLLQSYTLLIIHDVLSLLKVQDEVKLSSSTQAVSGSHKPSSLLAADAAHAIEEKLSSGLTEEISVTAVSKELNLSRSQCSKLFRQVYGISPRQYISRQKLTLAKELLVTTHLPMTAIADKLGFRSASHFSRQFRRWTGQSPTEYRPRH, encoded by the coding sequence ATGGATATCGCTTTTCGCTTTCCCAATATGATTCACACGCTTCAAGTAACGGGATGCCATTTCGATTCCCAGCCGCCCGGCTGGAGTTATCCGAGGCATCATCATCACCTGTTTGAGCTGCTGTACTGTCTGGAAGGCGAGGTTCTCCAGGAAATTCATCGGGAGTCTTTTACGCTGCGGCAAGGAGAATGGCTTCTGATCAAATCCGGAGTCCCCCATCAAACCACGAATCTGGCCAACGGGCCATATGGATACTTTAATGTTCATTTTGATCTCGATGATCAGGAAATTCGAAGCTCATTATCCGCTGCCCCTTACCGTCACATTCGCCAACAGGAAAGCGAGCACAGCAATCTGAAGGCATACGTTCAAGAGCTGGAGGGAATCGTTCGACGCAGTCAGCCGGCAGCCCATTCGCTTCAACCGGAGAACCCGAGGGCTGAATACAATCTCACTTTTGAAGACAGACTTCTGCTCCAATCCTATACATTACTCATCATCCACGATGTGCTCTCCCTCCTGAAGGTGCAGGATGAAGTCAAGCTGTCTTCGTCGACACAGGCAGTATCAGGCTCCCACAAGCCGTCTTCCTTGCTTGCAGCCGATGCGGCGCATGCCATTGAAGAGAAGCTGTCATCAGGGCTTACAGAAGAGATCTCTGTCACAGCCGTATCCAAAGAGCTGAATTTAAGCCGCAGCCAATGCAGCAAGTTGTTTCGCCAAGTTTACGGAATATCGCCAAGACAATATATCAGCCGACAAAAGCTCACCCTGGCCAAAGAGCTGCTGGTCACGACCCATCTGCCAATGACGGCGATTGCCGACAAACTCGGCTTTCGCTCAGCCAGCCATTTTTCAAGGCAATTCCGCCGCTGGACCGGGCAGTCGCCGACAGAATACCGTCCCAGACACTAA
- a CDS encoding Gfo/Idh/MocA family protein, with amino-acid sequence MKQLRVGMIGYKFMGKAHSNAYRSLPMFFPEALKPEMVAICGRNVSAVQAAADQLGWSESVTDWKELVNREDIDLIDINAPSDAHKEIAIAAAKAGKHIFCEKPLALTLADAREMLQAAEEAGVTHMVGFNYRFSPAVRLAKKLVESGRLGQIYHFRAWFLQDWIMDPQFPLVWRLQKEVAGSGSHGDLGAHLIDLAHYLVGDMQEVIGMSETFIKERPIASEMTGLSAKGSTGGPMGKVTVDDATLFMTRFENGALGSFEATRFAAGHRSTNSFEINGSLGSVKFDFERMNELEVYFTSDDEDVQGFRRVLATDPVHDYMEAWWPPGHTIGFEHTFTHEILELSTAISEGRQPVPNFEDGVKCQAVLEAVDKSIEERRWVRLSEM; translated from the coding sequence ATGAAACAATTACGTGTAGGCATGATTGGTTATAAATTTATGGGCAAAGCCCACAGCAATGCTTACCGGAGCTTGCCGATGTTTTTCCCGGAGGCGTTGAAGCCTGAAATGGTGGCGATCTGCGGCCGCAATGTGTCGGCCGTGCAAGCAGCTGCGGATCAATTGGGCTGGAGTGAAAGCGTTACCGATTGGAAGGAGCTTGTCAATCGGGAAGATATCGATCTGATCGATATCAACGCCCCAAGCGATGCCCATAAGGAGATTGCCATTGCCGCGGCGAAGGCGGGGAAGCATATATTTTGCGAGAAGCCGCTTGCCTTGACCTTGGCGGATGCCAGAGAGATGCTGCAGGCGGCGGAAGAAGCGGGAGTTACCCATATGGTTGGGTTTAATTATAGATTTTCGCCAGCTGTAAGACTGGCCAAGAAGCTGGTTGAGAGTGGAAGATTGGGTCAGATTTATCATTTCCGCGCTTGGTTTTTGCAGGATTGGATCATGGACCCGCAATTCCCGCTGGTATGGAGATTGCAGAAGGAAGTGGCCGGATCCGGATCGCATGGGGATCTTGGTGCCCACCTGATCGATCTCGCGCATTATCTGGTCGGTGATATGCAGGAAGTGATCGGAATGAGCGAGACCTTTATCAAGGAGCGTCCCATTGCCAGCGAGATGACCGGGTTAAGTGCAAAAGGAAGCACAGGCGGTCCCATGGGGAAAGTGACGGTAGATGACGCCACGTTGTTCATGACCCGCTTCGAGAACGGGGCGCTGGGCAGCTTTGAGGCGACGCGCTTTGCCGCAGGGCACCGCAGCACCAATTCCTTTGAGATCAACGGCAGCTTGGGCAGCGTCAAATTCGATTTTGAACGAATGAATGAGCTGGAGGTTTACTTTACGTCCGACGATGAGGATGTTCAGGGCTTCCGCCGCGTACTGGCAACCGATCCCGTTCACGATTATATGGAGGCATGGTGGCCGCCGGGACATACGATTGGTTTCGAGCACACCTTTACGCATGAAATCCTGGAGCTATCGACCGCTATTTCCGAGGGAAGGCAGCCTGTGCCGAATTTCGAGGATGGCGTGAAATGTCAGGCTGTGCTGGAAGCCGTGGATAAATCCATTGAAGAACGCCGCTGGGTGCGGTTGTCGGAAATGTAA
- a CDS encoding MFS transporter: MNTDLQTKAKPKFSKDYTLHLATIFLGFIIFGISENIKGPAIPRIQFDFHLNEMQIGTLLSLNALGYLIACSFTALLTRKIGIKWVSMAAFGSMAISGVLIFLSHSYPMFTASYFFMYIGNGMLEIGLAILAARIFVRNTGTMMNLSHFFYGISSTVAPMIASGLMTVTVFNYTLDWRGMYLAMLMLSVLPMIPALMSKFPGDDLSETERTPLKLLVKDPALWLVVMILSFGVVSEMAVGGWLVNFLEKSYKWEPTAAAGMLSAFFLCFSAARLLLGPITDRIGFTLSIIILSALTGVCTFIAIFGGESYAFLFAAAGIGIAPIYPTVMALIAKRYPKESDTAITFIVTMMGIGSVIGNYAIGAITNGFKQMYGSGTELGLLRGLQAGYGFIGLCAILCSLFGILLYRYLKVRKQLV, from the coding sequence GTGAATACAGACCTTCAAACGAAAGCAAAACCTAAATTCAGCAAAGACTACACCCTTCATCTGGCAACCATCTTTCTGGGCTTTATCATATTTGGAATATCGGAAAACATTAAGGGACCCGCCATTCCAAGGATTCAATTCGATTTCCACCTAAATGAAATGCAGATCGGCACCTTGCTATCCCTGAACGCGCTCGGGTACTTGATTGCCTGTTCATTCACTGCGTTGTTAACGCGGAAGATCGGGATCAAGTGGGTCAGTATGGCCGCCTTCGGTTCGATGGCTATCTCTGGTGTGTTGATCTTCCTGTCGCACAGCTACCCGATGTTTACCGCATCCTATTTCTTTATGTACATTGGAAACGGTATGCTGGAGATCGGTCTTGCCATATTAGCTGCCCGGATCTTTGTGCGAAACACAGGCACGATGATGAACCTGTCCCATTTCTTCTACGGAATCAGCTCAACCGTGGCACCGATGATTGCATCCGGACTTATGACCGTAACCGTGTTTAACTACACGCTGGACTGGCGGGGCATGTATCTGGCCATGCTGATGTTATCCGTGCTGCCAATGATCCCGGCACTCATGAGCAAGTTTCCCGGGGACGATCTATCCGAAACGGAACGAACCCCGCTTAAGTTGTTAGTTAAAGATCCTGCACTGTGGCTGGTCGTCATGATTCTATCCTTCGGTGTCGTATCGGAGATGGCAGTTGGCGGTTGGCTCGTAAACTTTCTTGAAAAATCGTACAAATGGGAACCTACGGCTGCTGCCGGGATGCTGTCCGCCTTCTTCCTCTGCTTCTCGGCAGCACGCCTGCTGCTCGGCCCGATAACGGACCGGATCGGCTTCACGCTGTCCATCATCATCCTGTCCGCGTTGACCGGAGTATGCACGTTTATTGCAATCTTTGGCGGAGAATCCTATGCGTTCCTGTTCGCGGCAGCAGGCATTGGAATTGCTCCGATTTATCCGACGGTCATGGCGCTCATTGCCAAAAGATATCCGAAAGAGAGCGACACCGCGATTACGTTCATCGTCACCATGATGGGAATCGGCAGCGTTATCGGCAATTACGCGATCGGGGCGATCACAAACGGCTTCAAGCAAATGTACGGCAGCGGAACAGAGCTCGGGCTGCTGCGCGGGCTTCAGGCGGGCTATGGCTTCATCGGATTGTGTGCCATCCTATGCTCGCTTTTTGGCATCCTTCTGTACCGTTATTTAAAAGTCCGGAAGCAATTGGTCTAA
- a CDS encoding alpha-N-arabinofuranosidase translates to MSHVITIHSDLSKGKINRNIYGHFSEHLGRCIYEGIWVGEDSPIPNTEGIRNDVLEALKQLNIPVLRWPGGCFADEYHWKDGVGPRENRKQMVNTHWGGVVENNHFGTHEFLRLCELLGCEPYISGNVGSGTVQEMSEWVEYMTFDGVSPMAAWRQENGREKPWNVKYFGVGNENWGCGGNMRPEYYADLYRRYQTYVRNYGDNKIYKIACGPNVDDYRWMETVMREAHPFMDAISLHYYTIPGEFWTGKGAATGFSEQEWFTTMKKALHMDELITRHSAIMDQYDPNKRIGLIVDEWGTWFDVEPGTNPGFLYQQNTIRDALVAGLTLNIFHEHNDRVVMANIAQIVNVLQSVILTEGEKMILTPTYHVFDMYKVHQDAERLATNYSGADYEMDGEKIPQVSVTASKDQAGKIHVSLCNVSHAEQSDVTIQLRGLSGAVSKIVGRQLASDSLDAHNTFESPETLKPAAFHAFEQEGDVLRAKLAPMSVTVLEITAG, encoded by the coding sequence ATGAGTCATGTTATTACCATTCATTCGGATTTATCCAAAGGCAAGATCAACCGCAATATTTATGGTCATTTTTCCGAACATCTGGGTCGCTGCATTTATGAGGGCATATGGGTGGGTGAGGATTCACCGATTCCGAATACGGAGGGGATCCGCAATGATGTACTGGAGGCGCTGAAACAGCTTAACATACCGGTGCTGCGCTGGCCAGGCGGTTGTTTTGCCGACGAGTACCACTGGAAGGACGGCGTCGGTCCACGAGAGAATCGGAAGCAAATGGTCAATACGCACTGGGGCGGCGTTGTGGAGAACAACCATTTTGGCACCCACGAATTCCTCCGTCTTTGCGAGCTTCTGGGTTGTGAACCATACATATCGGGCAATGTCGGCAGCGGCACCGTGCAGGAAATGTCGGAATGGGTTGAATACATGACCTTTGATGGCGTGTCGCCGATGGCCGCATGGCGCCAGGAGAATGGCCGCGAGAAGCCATGGAATGTTAAATATTTTGGCGTCGGGAACGAGAACTGGGGCTGCGGCGGCAATATGCGGCCGGAGTATTATGCGGATCTGTACAGACGCTATCAGACTTATGTTCGCAACTATGGCGATAACAAGATCTACAAGATTGCCTGCGGCCCGAACGTGGATGATTACCGCTGGATGGAAACCGTGATGAGAGAAGCGCATCCGTTCATGGATGCCATCAGTCTTCACTATTACACGATTCCTGGCGAATTCTGGACAGGCAAAGGCGCTGCTACCGGATTCAGCGAACAGGAATGGTTCACCACGATGAAGAAGGCGCTTCATATGGATGAATTGATTACGAGACATTCGGCAATCATGGACCAGTATGATCCTAACAAGCGGATCGGCCTCATTGTAGACGAGTGGGGAACCTGGTTTGACGTAGAGCCTGGCACCAATCCGGGCTTCCTGTATCAGCAGAATACGATCCGTGATGCTCTGGTGGCGGGTTTAACGCTGAATATCTTCCACGAGCATAATGATCGGGTGGTCATGGCGAACATTGCGCAGATTGTCAATGTGCTGCAGTCCGTCATTTTAACCGAAGGCGAGAAGATGATTCTTACTCCGACTTATCATGTGTTTGATATGTATAAAGTGCATCAGGATGCAGAGCGTTTGGCTACCAACTACAGCGGCGCTGATTATGAGATGGACGGCGAGAAGATTCCGCAAGTATCCGTAACGGCCTCGAAGGATCAAGCCGGCAAAATCCATGTGAGTCTGTGTAATGTGAGTCATGCGGAGCAAAGTGACGTGACGATTCAGCTTCGGGGATTAAGCGGAGCGGTGTCCAAGATCGTAGGCCGGCAGCTAGCCTCCGATTCGCTGGACGCTCACAACACCTTTGAATCGCCGGAGACTCTGAAGCCGGCTGCATTCCATGCTTTTGAACAGGAAGGCGACGTTCTGCGTGCCAAGCTGGCACCGATGTCCGTTACCGTTCTCGAGATCACGGCAGGATAA
- a CDS encoding MFS transporter, with amino-acid sequence MKRGGFLYYWTAHSSISLAGVVYIMVLTTFMYQESGSAFIAALFPLFNAVARLVAGLTAPLVMEKFGFSKLLVRLQVMKALLLTALVIAFPYISTQVSVLCMFILFIAFTEGWGNPLIQSMVPRVVAPDRLVKANSSLSVTSQSLQIAGYTFTGFLVVRFGHMPTLIMSCVLIWVSVLCLWIAARSMKEKEPAAAGGAKTGWEVIREGWFYLWRNPTLRIVTMMDMIEGIAGTIWVGAITLVYVKEVLHQGEAWWGFINASYYIGAIAGGLLMLLLSSFIQKNLIPCMAVGSAVFSLLTLWYGLNSIPIMALILCIAMGPAYQLRDVAQQTALQSSVDQELLPKIYASRDILLSTVTSLSIAVMGLIADTLGIRMVYIAGSICIAISAGLSFALLRLQRKSAIAAEKGGSSFS; translated from the coding sequence ATGAAACGAGGAGGCTTTCTATACTACTGGACCGCGCATTCAAGCATTTCGCTTGCAGGCGTTGTCTACATCATGGTATTGACTACCTTTATGTATCAAGAATCCGGATCGGCCTTTATTGCCGCGTTATTCCCGCTGTTTAACGCAGTCGCACGGTTAGTCGCCGGCCTTACGGCTCCGCTTGTGATGGAGAAATTCGGCTTCTCCAAGCTTCTGGTGAGGCTTCAAGTCATGAAAGCCCTGTTGTTAACCGCATTGGTTATCGCATTTCCCTACATATCAACTCAGGTTTCCGTGCTGTGTATGTTTATCTTGTTCATTGCTTTTACCGAAGGATGGGGAAACCCGCTCATTCAGTCCATGGTTCCGAGAGTAGTTGCACCTGACCGGCTGGTTAAGGCTAACAGCTCTCTGTCCGTGACTAGTCAATCCTTGCAGATTGCAGGATATACCTTCACGGGCTTTCTCGTTGTACGGTTTGGACATATGCCGACGTTAATCATGAGCTGCGTACTCATCTGGGTATCCGTGTTGTGCCTTTGGATCGCAGCACGCTCTATGAAGGAGAAGGAACCGGCTGCGGCGGGAGGAGCGAAAACAGGCTGGGAAGTGATTCGTGAAGGCTGGTTCTACCTGTGGAGAAATCCGACATTAAGAATCGTGACGATGATGGATATGATTGAAGGGATCGCGGGAACCATCTGGGTGGGAGCGATCACGCTGGTGTATGTCAAGGAAGTGCTGCATCAAGGCGAAGCTTGGTGGGGATTCATTAATGCAAGTTATTATATAGGCGCCATTGCGGGTGGGCTGCTGATGCTGCTCCTGTCTTCCTTTATCCAGAAAAATCTGATTCCATGCATGGCCGTAGGATCAGCGGTGTTCAGTTTGCTTACCCTGTGGTATGGCCTAAACAGTATCCCGATCATGGCATTAATCCTATGTATTGCAATGGGACCGGCCTATCAGCTGCGGGATGTGGCGCAGCAAACCGCGCTCCAATCCAGCGTGGATCAAGAGCTGCTGCCGAAAATCTACGCTTCGCGTGATATCTTGCTGTCCACGGTAACGAGTTTATCGATTGCGGTCATGGGTCTGATTGCGGATACACTCGGCATTCGCATGGTGTACATTGCAGGCTCCATCTGTATTGCGATATCCGCAGGGTTATCGTTCGCGCTTCTGAGACTGCAGAGGAAATCGGCTATAGCGGCCGAAAAGGGCGGTAGCAGCTTTTCATAA
- a CDS encoding ROK family transcriptional regulator, translating into MDTRKEPLPTPQSMKYAVRRALRASLLELGSGTKAELSDRLGISFPTVSKVLEQMAQEGEVTLLGLDESSGGRRANRYAFNPDYMLGLAVYYEKERSVYTIFNWNGDLVERQTEDGILQLGPEALASQLRSWIHRYPKIRSIAVGMPAAVRDGVVFHVPLYGTFQDYDLKSYLENLFSIPIIVENDMNAAVLGYQNLSRTEEASLVYVYFGHNGPGAGLLINGNVVRGKSFFTGEIGYVPMSKDNNFQDVLERKSAVMSSLIEPDEEQIDALSRLSAAFTAILNPDAILWCEHNLLPSTLLCIKDRASAYVPERHLPEMLLREWEHDYIAGLQRLALDMMISDTSAM; encoded by the coding sequence ATGGATACGCGCAAAGAACCTTTACCCACACCGCAATCCATGAAATACGCCGTACGGCGCGCGCTCCGCGCTTCCCTGCTGGAGCTCGGTAGCGGAACCAAAGCGGAGCTGAGTGACAGGCTCGGCATCAGCTTTCCAACGGTGAGCAAAGTGCTGGAACAGATGGCGCAGGAAGGCGAAGTTACCCTGCTCGGACTGGATGAGTCCAGCGGCGGGAGACGTGCAAACCGCTACGCTTTTAACCCGGACTATATGCTGGGTCTCGCCGTTTATTATGAGAAGGAGCGGAGCGTATACACCATTTTTAACTGGAACGGCGATCTGGTCGAACGACAAACTGAAGACGGCATACTCCAGCTTGGACCGGAAGCGCTGGCTTCCCAGCTAAGAAGCTGGATCCACCGTTATCCGAAAATCCGCTCGATTGCGGTCGGCATGCCGGCTGCGGTTCGTGATGGCGTCGTTTTTCACGTGCCGTTGTACGGGACATTCCAGGATTACGACCTCAAATCTTACCTGGAGAACCTGTTCTCCATTCCTATCATCGTGGAGAATGACATGAATGCGGCCGTGCTTGGCTATCAGAATCTGAGCCGTACGGAGGAGGCTTCTCTTGTATACGTGTATTTCGGACACAACGGACCGGGGGCGGGGCTGTTGATCAATGGAAACGTCGTTCGGGGCAAGTCGTTCTTTACGGGTGAGATCGGTTATGTACCGATGAGCAAAGACAACAATTTTCAAGATGTATTGGAGCGTAAAAGTGCCGTCATGAGCAGTCTCATCGAGCCGGATGAGGAGCAAATCGATGCGTTAAGCCGATTAAGCGCCGCCTTCACCGCGATTCTCAATCCGGATGCCATTCTGTGGTGTGAGCATAACCTCCTGCCCTCCACCCTGCTCTGCATTAAAGACCGGGCTTCCGCCTACGTACCGGAGCGTCATCTGCCCGAAATGCTGCTTCGCGAGTGGGAGCATGACTATATAGCCGGCCTGCAGCGGCTTGCTCTGGATATGATGATATCCGATACAAGTGCAATGTAA
- a CDS encoding DoxX family protein, producing the protein MRSYSSMGTFIIRVILGVIFLAHGLDKFQSGIGNIEGFFASLGIPAFMATVVAIIEIVGGIALIIGLGTRIASLVLGVVLVVAIFQAKLGMGFLGGYELDIALLAMAVHLALSGSSLLSVDSLFGKKNKA; encoded by the coding sequence ATGCGTAGCTATTCTTCTATGGGTACTTTCATTATTCGGGTTATTCTGGGCGTTATCTTTTTGGCTCACGGTTTGGATAAATTCCAGAGCGGCATCGGCAACATCGAGGGCTTTTTCGCCAGTTTGGGAATCCCCGCATTCATGGCGACCGTTGTGGCCATTATCGAAATTGTGGGTGGTATTGCATTGATTATCGGTTTGGGAACGAGAATTGCCTCCCTTGTTCTTGGCGTTGTGCTTGTCGTAGCTATTTTTCAGGCCAAGCTCGGCATGGGCTTCCTGGGTGGCTATGAATTGGATATTGCCTTGCTGGCCATGGCCGTTCATCTTGCCCTTAGCGGCAGCAGCCTGCTCTCGGTCGATTCGTTGTTTGGCAAGAAAAACAAAGCCTAA